The following nucleotide sequence is from Hirundo rustica isolate bHirRus1 chromosome 15, bHirRus1.pri.v3, whole genome shotgun sequence.
AGAGATGAATGGTGAGTTCTCAGTGGTAAATGTTTGGGGTAATTGCTTTGTAATCTTTTGTTTTATCTCTTTGTTGAGCCTTTCTTCACAAAGAAGGATTATGCCAAGCTGGAACATGCAGCAGTAGTGTTTGTGAGCATCCAAACAATGCCTGTGTTCTGCTTTCCTGGAGGCTTCTCTTTGATGCCAtcaaattactataatttttttatcagcAAGGCTGAGGCTTGATACTGTGCCCTAGCTGTAGATGTTGCTAAAAGCATTAAACCTGCCACTGCCAAAATTGTGGCTGATGTTTCTTTTTATGCCCTGATACATTCATCACTGCCAGTATGTGTCTGTTTTGTAGCAAAACAGTGCTGCTGATCTGTCCATGCTGGTTTTGGAGTCTTTGGAGAAGTCGGATGCAAAAGTAGCAGAAGACCTTTTAGGTAAGGTGACCTCTGCTCTTGGTTTGGTGGCATTTAGTTGTGCTTTCCCTTCACAGTGACTTGCTAATAGTCTAGAAAGCTGCAATCCTTTTTGGAGGATGCATTCCCAACGTGGCTAAAGGTTACCTTCTCCATAGGAATGGGATGGGGGAAACTTGGTTAGACAGTTATGGGTTCCTGATGACTTTGTGGGCATGCTTGGAACTAACACTGCTGCCTGTCCCAAAGATGGATCTTAGAGATGCATTAGGAGCAGCATATCATCTTATTTTCCttaatgctaaatatttttcaatcttATTGCTTCTAGAAAACTTGGCTAAATTGTTTAGTTTAATGGATCCGAATTCTCCCGAAAGAGTGGCTTTCGTATCCAGAGCACTAAAATGGTCCAGTGGGGGATCAGAAAAACTTGGACATCCAAAACTACACCAGTTGCTAGCTATTACCCTGTGGAAAGGTAAGAAAAATCAACTGGCTTTCCTGCGTTTTCCTTTGCAAATGTTGAAAGCAAGGCGTTACAAGAGATCTGCTTTGGGAATAATGTAAGGAAGCTGAGATGGAAATGACTGATTTGAGTTCTGCTATTGTTTGATTTTTGCATTAATGTCTTCTTAatgttacaaggaaaaaaaatgggtcTTTAGCTCTGTATTAGTGCAAAATCCAAAATACAACTGCTCTAAGGCTGTCTGTAAAGGGCAAGTTGATTCTTTAGACATTGAGGTAGTTTGATTGTGTCATTAGGAGGAAAATTACCGGGGAGCCAAGATGTTCTGTTGgcaagtttttttgtttttaaatcctgGATAAACATGACAAAGATTGAAATACATCACCTGGCATCCAAAACAGTCTTTGGACTGTAATTAAGTACTTTCTGACAAGCTGGCCAGCAGGGTTGTTTCAAAATGAATGTTATTGCCTTTGATTTGTGAGCCATTTATCATTTGTGATGGGATATaagagaaatacaaaatgctctaaataattattttacttgTGGATGTTGGCCAGTATTTACAGTCTTGTACTCAAAACGTAACAAAGGTGATTGAGAACAGTTGAATACATGCcattttttctgtggtttctcaTGGATAACTGTGCAAGATGattgtttattttacatttttcagtagCTGCCAAGTGATGACAGTGGTTTCATGTAACAACCCTGACCCAATAATGGTCaatgctgcagcccctctgtgTGCCATAGGCAATTCCCTagctgctctcctgggattTATGTTAGCCTGatggctgctgccagccagaAAAGGGACGATTTTTTCTTACAGCATTCGAGTTAGAGGCTGCTACAATTAGGATAAGAAACAGTTGCATTCTGAAAGTAAAAATCCCCATTTTGTAGCCTCCTGCTCACTGTTCTCTTGAAGAGCAAAATGCCTACATTTTCTTAGTCTGTAGCTTGAGTTTCATCACAAAAGgctcagatttttaaaacaaagctttcAAATTCAAAAGATTAGCAGCCATCCAGTTTTGTCATTGCAGTGATTTTGCACAATCCTTTGCTTCAGGTTCTCACAAATTAATGCCATTTCTTACACCATTTTTCCTGTATAATTGCTGTTCTGTTCAGCATATGGAAGTGATTTTAGTTTTGGTAGGAAGAGTGGGCTAAGataaaaataggaaatgaaAGAAGGATGCTGAAGGGGCTGTTTGACTTCTTGGTGTTCATGGTCTAATATGGAATTGCTTGATTCCTGTCCTAAGCACTGGTGATAGCACATCAAGTGTCAGCATTCACTTGGATAAAATGATATGACCGAAGTTCAAGCCAGCAGTAGCTGTAATTGAGTGAACTCTATTTAACAGCAGTTGTTCAAACATACTGTGGGTAAAATTTAGTATTATCTCCCTTTATAAATTGTCTGTAACTTACAAACTTTTTACAAGCTATCTTGTTTATATACCACACCTTTAACTCTTGTTCTTTTACCAGCTAATGAAGTTACAAGcctaataaatttatttttacgTTCAGGTACGCCAAACTGATTtcttaaaaagccttttttcttttttctagaGCAAAACTATAGTGAATCTCGGTATCACTTCTTGCACTCGACAGATGGCGAGGGCTGTGCAAATATGCTGGTGGAATACTCCTCGTCCCGCGGATACCGCAGTGAGGTGGACATGTTTGTAGCTCAGGCAGTACTACAGTAGGTGTTAAACTTCTTTTGAAGCTTTTTGCTGAGATGACATTATGTGTGGGACCGATGTAATTTAACCACGCAGCCTTTGCGAAAGAAACTGTGAAACTGGCCAGAGCAACAGCAGGAAAACGTCTGAAAACCGATGTGATAAATTCGTCagactggggaggaaaaaagtaaaatagtgTATTAAGGTCAAAACCTGGAGTTATGTTAATTGCCTGAAGAATGAGTGTAATCTGTTTAACCCTGAAAGCACAATTCTTAGCTTTATTAACACCACTTTATGTCTAGTTAGGGCTTATCTATGTGTTCTTACAAATACTGGCCCTGTATTTAGCACAGAACTTGCTCTCACTCGGGTCCTAAGAGGAAACTTGTCATGGTCAACCTGCTCCTTGAGCAGCAGCTTGATGGCTCTTGCCTTGACAGAGTTACTGCTGGCTCTTGTTTTAGGCATTTATTTTGTAGGAGGTGGGAATGCAAGCTATTGTGTGCTTTTGCAGAGCTCATGTAGAATGAAGGTTGACAAAGCCAATTTTACTGTGTTTAATCAGCTGATGGCTTTCTTcaggcagggaaagcagctcACGGAGGAGTctgaggaggaggtggagacAGGACTGTGTGGCAGGGAGTCAGAGGGAGAGTAGGTGttggggaagagggaggaggtgagagcaagtttctctctcttttggcAGCAGTGAGCTGTCATGTCAGATTTGTCCTGCTTTCCATAGCTGGTTGCTATagatttctgtgattctgagcaATAGCAAATCCTTTATGGAAATCCAATATGTGCAGGACTCAGTTATATGGGGAGAAATTCTGTGGAGAagttaaaagatttttttcagtgtttatacACCACTTCTAGTGCATCTTTTACTGACCTATATGTCAAATACTGTGTTAAATGCTCATACATGGTAGTTTATTctctaatgaaaataattgcAGTTCCTTGCTAGCAGTGAGGCAGAACAGCCCCAAGCCCTTGCATGTGTGAGGGTGCAGAATTAGAGGCCAGCCTGCCTTCAAAAGTGAGATGGCTTGTGGCAGCCTTCCTAGTGCTTGCTGACAGCATTTGTCCCAGATAAAGGCCTGTTAGGCCAATGGGACTTGCAGAGATTGCCAGTTGAAATAGCTGGACCTGAACAAGGGTTTGATCTGTTTTGGGGGATTGATCTGTTGGGGACAAATGGCTTGGGAGCTCGAAACAGAGCTTTTTTATGAGACTTCTAGGCATGTGTGTCAAGCTGTTAGTGAGTGGTCTTGATGTCACATTATGTTGAGGTAGAATAGAATGACAGAGTCAACAAATACTGACAGATACATGCTAAAAGGAGAAGTGTTTTGGGGTGAATGGGTCTTTAATTCAGTTTTTACCTTGGCATAGTAAATCCTGGACCAGTAGATGCAATTTCATGTTAATGTGAATTACAAAATGTGAATTTCCACATTTTGAAAATTGATGCTCTTTTTTAGTAACCATCCTGTTAAATCTGCTTAGATGCTGGTTAAACTCACtctattaatatttaatgtctGTTTTCCCTCCCAACCTGCCTATTCCATAGCGTGTTCTAGTAGTGATTTTCCCCTTCCTCAGCTGATGGCCAAACCATCCCCAAAGGTGTCCATCTCTACCAGTTGTGTTTTGCCATCAGTTCAAGCCTGAGGTGACCTCTGTGCACAAGTGAAGTAGATTCTGGCTTCCCTTTTTCTGTGGTGAAACCATTTCTCTGCCCTTTGTATTTAACTTGCTCcgttctctttcctttttcagattTCTCTGCTTAAAAAATAAGACCAGCGCATCAGTTGTTTTTACGACATACACACAGAAACATCCTTCGATAGAGAAGGGTCCGCCCTTTGTGCAACCACTGCTAAACTTCATCTGGTTTCTGTTGTTGGCAGTCGATGGGTACAGTCTCATTTCTGTCATGTCgttcttggtttctttttcagttgttAACTGAGATTACATTTTTGCTTGTTTCCT
It contains:
- the GET4 gene encoding Golgi to ER traffic protein 4 homolog isoform X2; amino-acid sequence: MSQGKHAEARELMYSGALLFFSHNQQNSAADLSMLVLESLEKSDAKVAEDLLENLAKLFSLMDPNSPERVAFVSRALKWSSGGSEKLGHPKLHQLLAITLWKEQNYSESRYHFLHSTDGEGCANMLVEYSSSRGYRSEVDMFVAQAVLQFLCLKNKTSASVVFTTYTQKHPSIEKGPPFVQPLLNFIWFLLLAVDGGKLTVFTVLCEQYQPSLKRDPMYNEYLDRIGQLFFGVPPKQTSSYGGLLGNLLNSLMGTGEDDDTEDGQEDSSPIELD
- the GET4 gene encoding Golgi to ER traffic protein 4 homolog isoform X1; protein product: MAAAIMAAEQEAAKGGGGRNRGGVQRVEGKLRASVEKGDYYEAHQMYRTLFFRYMSQGKHAEARELMYSGALLFFSHNQQNSAADLSMLVLESLEKSDAKVAEDLLENLAKLFSLMDPNSPERVAFVSRALKWSSGGSEKLGHPKLHQLLAITLWKEQNYSESRYHFLHSTDGEGCANMLVEYSSSRGYRSEVDMFVAQAVLQFLCLKNKTSASVVFTTYTQKHPSIEKGPPFVQPLLNFIWFLLLAVDGGKLTVFTVLCEQYQPSLKRDPMYNEYLDRIGQLFFGVPPKQTSSYGGLLGNLLNSLMGTGEDDDTEDGQEDSSPIELD